In Pseudomonas lutea, the genomic stretch CGCAAGGCAGTCGGGTTGATGTCCACCGCGAGTACGTGTGCATCGCGACGGGCCCGGCCAACCAGAATCGCGCCGACGCCACTGCCGCAGCCGATGTCGACGGCGGTGCGGATCGGGTGTGAGGACGTGCGCAAATGGTCTTCAATCGCCTGGGCGAAGCGGTAGGTGTCGGGGCCGAAGAACACCGAGTCATGCGCCACCGTGGGGAAGGCGGAGTGGACGAACAACAGGTCGTCAAGGCTTGACCAGCGCACTTCGCTGACCCACATGCCAGCGTGGGCGCGGAGAATACCGCTGGCCAGCAGAGTTTCCAGTTCGGTTTCATCGAGCAGGCCGGTTTCAAAGGGCCGGCTCCAGCCGAACACATCGCGCAGCGTGCGGGCTACCCGATTTTCATCCCGCGCGTTGACCCGCTGGTGAGTCAGCGGCGTAACCGTGACGAAACGATAATCCTCGGCTTGTAGATGCTGACCCAGTTGCAAAAGGGCGAGGTCGTGGCTCTCATCGGTCAGTTCCGGGGCGTCGAGTTCAGTGTCGATTTGCGGCTCTATTACGTTCTGCTGATTCATCGAGTCAGGCTTCCTTGCGCCAGTTGGCGAGCATAGATACGGGTGGCGGCAAGGCCTTCGGGAGTCGGATGTGCATCGGGCGCGATCAACCGGACCAGTTCAGCGAACGGCAGGGCAGGCGAGGCGTCTGGTCGGCCGGTGTCGGTGGATGCCACGTGGCGGCGGCGAAAGCGCGTACGGAAAGGATTGTTCTGGCCCGGCGCTTGCCAGTCGCCCGCGATCCAGTCCTTGAGCAACTGCATTTCGTAGCCGCTGAAAACGCCAAACATCACGGCGCCCGGCCCGTCGATCAGCTGCCAGAAACGGCTGTCCTGAGGGTCCTGATTGCGCTTGATCCAGCCTCGGTCTTCCAGAGCAGTCAACAGCTGGCGGCTTTGGCCCGGCGTGGCAAGCCAGTCGTTGATGGTGCGGCCTTCGAGGCGGCAGTAGTCCGAATGCATGTGTTGACCGAAGGTGCTCTTGGTCTCCAGCATCGACACCACTTCTTCTTCCAGATCAAACCCTCGAACGATGTCGGTCGAACCCAGGCCCAGGTCGTTGAGCAAATAGCCCGCTTGCAGGCGCTGCAGGAATTCGCCTTTGCTGTCGTCATTGGGCAGCAAGTCCAGCACAGCCTGTACGGCCTTATGGGCATGGCCGGAGCTGGCGTTATCGATGGTGACGTGCAGGGTGAAGTAATAAGGATCAATGCCCAACTCGCTCAGCTCGAACGAGGTGATCAGCAAGTGCAGCGGCAGTTGCTCGTAGCCCAGGTTGTAGCCCAGCACCTCGGGCAGAAACTCATCGCTCAGATGACCAAGGCCCAGTTGAATCGCACCCTGCAAGTACAACGCATCGTCCAGCGCAGCGATGGGTGCGCAGTCGTGTTCGGTGAGCAGGTTGCGGTACAGCACCACGTGGTTGAGTGCAGGTTCGCCGTCACCCAACTCTTCAAGATAAGTGCGAATCAGGCCGTGATAGCGCCAGTCATCGGCGTGCTTCACAGTGCCGTAAAGCCAGGCGCCATCGACCAGCTTGCTCGGCGCAACGCTCTGCAGAAAGTAAAGCGCATGGGCTTTGTTGGTGAAGAATTTGCGAGGGCCGCCTGCGCGGCGCTCTTCCAGATACACGCGGTAGCGCTCGGCCACCGAGTGGCTGTTGCTCGCCACCCATCCAGACAGGTCGGCCAAGTCAGCAGGCAGGTTCGACGGAAGCTTTTTCGCGATCTCCAGTTGCTCATGGAGAAAGTCACGCACGTTGTCCTGCTCGCCTTCAACCTGTCCACGCAACAGACGGGAGTACAGCGAGTAGTGGGCGCCGGTGGATACATGCGCCGTGGCAGAACGCTCGGAAAGTAGCTGTAAAGAGGTCATGGATAGCCTGCTGACTTTTCTTGATATGTATGTCAGAGGGAGCCGCTTCCCGAAAATTCAAAAGAGTTGCAGCGCAGTCGATGATCGACACCTGTTGCCGATGAAAGGCGAAGTTAGTGCTCAGTATAATTACGCCCGACGGGGTAGGGGCTCGCGTTCCTGCGAGAGGGTAGGTCAGGCGCATGAATGGCGCAGGTTGATCGAGGGTCGCGGGCAAGCGCGCTCCTACACCGATATGCGGTGTGGGTGGCACCAACTTAGTGGGACCGGCTTCAGCCGGGAAGACGCCGGTATGTGCGCCCTCCTATTAGAAGGATGCCGCACAACTGCCAGACGAAAAAACGGCCTCCATTGCGGAGGCCGTCCGGGTTCACAGCGGTTTATCAGACCACGAGGTCAGTGGCATGCAGCTCCTTGACGCCCACCAGCTGGATCTCGAAGTCAGGGGTCGCATCGGCGTTGACGCTGCCGTAGAGAATCCCGTCGGCGAAACGCAACTGGCCGGTCGCATCGTTGCTGTCAAAGGCGTTGTTGCCGATGAAGGTGAAGTGGTCCATGCCCGGGGTCTGCGGATTGGCGTCCAGGCCGCTGAAGTCGAGCAAGTCACCTTCGGCGGTCTTGAAGCCATTGATCACGTCGCGCAATACGCCCACACCCATGTCCGCAACGGAATTGAACACATAAGTGTCGGCTCCGGTGCCGCCGGTCAGCGTGTCAGTGCCCAGACCACCGATCAGACGGTCATTGCCTGAACCACCCACCAGCGTGTCATTGCCCGCGCCGCCGTTGAGTACGTTGGCGCCGCTGTTGCCGGTCAGGGTGTCACCAAAGGCACTGCCGATCAGGTTTTCGATGCTCTTGAGCGAATCGAGCCCCGAGCCCAGCGTGTTCTGCTGCGCCGAGGTCGACAGCGTCACGGTGATCCCCGACTGAGCGCCGCTGTAGGAGACCGTGTCGTTACCGTCACGTCCATCCAGCACGTTGTTGCCGATGCCGGCGAACAGCACGTTGTCCAGCGCGTTGCCGATACCGTTGGCCGCATCGCTGCTGTCCAGGTACAGGTTCTCGACGTTGCTGCCCAGGGTGAAGGTCGCCAGGGTGCTGTGCACGCTGTCGATGCCGCCAGAGACACGATCGGCGTTGGTTTCGATCACGCTGTCGCCGCTGTTGTCGACGTAGTAAGTGTCGTTGCCGTTGCCGCCGCTCATGCTGTCGGCCCCGCCTGCGCCGTTGATCACGTTGGCTGCCGCGTTACCGGTGATGAAGTTGCGCAGGTCGTTGCCGTTGCCGTCGATGGCGGAAACGCCCGTCAGTACCAGGTTCTCCAGATTCGCGCCGAGGGTCCAGCTGACCGACGCCTGCACGGTGTCGATCTGCGAAGGTGAGTCGCTGGATTCGGTAACGCTGTCAAAGGCGTTGTCGACGATATAGATGTCGTTGCCGTCGCCACCGCTCATGGTGTCGGCCCCGAGGTCGCCGTCCAGCGTGTCGTTGCCGGCCGAGCCGACCAGGGTGTCGTCCTGGTCAGTACCGAAAATCATGCCGCCTTCGTTTTGCGCGCCGTCGAAGATTGCCTGCACGCTGTTGTTGTCGCTCGGGTCGCCATGGAAGCCCAGGTCGTCGGCAATGTAGTCGGCCAGACGCTGGCCGACGATCTCGGCGGACTCTTCGTGCAGGTGCCAGACGTCGTCCGGGTAAACCAGGGGGTCGACCTCATGGCGCAGTGGCAGGTCGGTGTAATCCACCGCCAGCTTGACGTCGTCGCGCTGGGCGGCAATCGCCTCTTGCGCGGCGCGGACATAGCCAACGCCCTCAACGATGCCGGCGATTTTTTCTTCCGAGAAACCGCGAGCGCGCGCCGCATCCTGGTCGTAGTGACCGGTTTCCATCATGTACACGTTGAAGTTGCCGAACTGCGCGTGCAGGTAATCGAACACCGACAGGGTCGCCGCCTTGTAGGCGGCTGCAGCAGCGTCCTTGTCCGAGGCGCGGGCGATTTCCTGCGCCGCTTCCTCGCCCTGGCCCCAGATGATGCCCATGGTCACCTTGTCGATTGACTTGAGCTCAGTGAGCTGGTCGTTCAGCAGGGCGACGGCACGCAACAGGGCAGGGCCCGGCTGGTCGATATCGGTCAGCCACCAGCACAGCTTCAGTTCTTCGGCGCCAAGGGTGGACATGCCGTTGACCGTGCTGCCGCCCACTGCAATGTCGATCCCGTTGCCGTCGGCGTCGTTGAACTGACTGCGCACGTCGTAGGTGGTGTACTTGCTCAAGCCGTCCACCAGCATGGAGGTGCCGGACTGGCTGTCATCTTCGGTCATGCGCAGCAGACGCGCATTGGACTGGCCGAGGGTTGGCAGGAACAAGATCTCCTGATCGGCCCGGGAGCCAAACACGAAATCGTCGGCGGTCAGGGTATTGAGGTAGTTGCCGCTCAGGGCGATCTCGAAGCGATGACCGTCAGCGTCGGGCTGGCTGGATTTGATGTACGTCTTGTCGCCAGCGGCGTTCAGGCTCAGGTACAGCGTGCCGTTGCTGCCGTCACCCAGACCGAGGAAGCCCAGGCCGGACACATCGATCTTGTCTACGCCGTGAGTAAAGTCGTAGATCGTGTCGGTGGCCGTGACGCCGCCGGTGCTGTAGTCGCGATAGCTGTCCTGGACGCTGGTGTAGCGGAAGGTGTCGGCACCTTCGCCGCCGTACAGCGCGTCACGTCCCAGGCCGCCGTCGATGATGTCGTCCCCGGCGCCGGCGCGAATAGTGTCGCTGCCACCCAGACCCAGGATCAGGTCGGCGCCTGCGGTGCCGGCGATCGTCTCGCCGTTGTCGGTGCCGGTGAGGGTGCTCGCCGGTGCATCGGCCACCGCCAGGGCAAAGCTGTCACTGACAGAAGCGCCTGACGGGTCGGTGGCCTTGATCAGCAGCGTGTAAGTTCCCGCCGCAGTGCTGGTCGGCGTGCCGCTGAAGGTCAGCAGCGTGCTGTCGAAGGTCAGCCAGTCGGGCAGGGCGCTGCCATCGGCCAGGGTCGCGGTATAGCTCAGCGTGTCGTTATTGCCGTCGGTAAAGCTGTTGCTGGTGACGGCGTACGTGAACGGCGAGTTTTCGGTGGCGTTCTGGTCGAGCAGCGGTATCACCACCACGGGTGCGACGTTAACCGGCACGTTCTGGTTGGCAAAGATGAAATGGCTGGCATTGAGACTGCCGGTCAGGTTGCCGGCCAGGGACAGCTCAAAACGGTTGCCGTTGGCGTCGGCCACGCTGTCCTTGATGTACGTGCGGTTGTTGCCGGCGTTGTAGGTCACCTGCAGCGTGCCGTTCTGGCCGTTGCCCAGCGCGGTGTAGCCGAGGGCTGACACGTCGATCTTGTCGGCGGCGGCATCGAAATCAAGGATCTGATCGCTGACGCTGCTGGTGGCGGTGCGATAGCTGTCCTGGGTAGAGGTGAAGCGGAACACGTCCGCACCCGCGCCACCGGTCAGTTTGTCTGCGCCGGCACCGCCGATGATGACGTCGTTGCCGTCACCGCCATTGAGTACGTCGTTGCCCGCGCCCCCGAACAATTGATCGTTGCCCGCAGTGCCCGTGAGGGTGTCGTTACCCGGCGTGCCGTTGATTACGCCCGGGGTCAGCGGGACGTCCTGCACTGCGAGGGTGAAGCTGTCGCTGACCACGGCGTTGCTGGCATCGCTTGCGGTGATCTTGATCGCGTAGGTGCCCGAAGCCGTGTTGCCCGGTGTGCCGCTGAACGTGCGCGTGGCGGCATCGAACGTCAGCCAGGCCGGCAGGGCGGTGCCGTCTTCCAGGGTCGCGGTGTAGCTCAGGTTGTCGTTGTCCGGGTCGGTAAAGCTGGTGCCCGGTACCACGTAGCTGAACGGCGTGTTTTCGGTGGCGTTCTGATCAAGCAGTGGATTGGCCACCACAGGTGCCTGGTTGACCGTCGGCGGGGTGGCGAAGACGAAATTGGCGCTGGTCAGCTTGTCGACATAATTGCCCGCGAGCGCAACCTCGAACCGGTTGCCGTCCGCATCGGCCGTCAGCGACTTGATGTAGGTCTTGTCGCCAGCGTCGTTGAGGACCGCATACACGGTGTTGTTCATGCCGTCGGCCAGCGCGGTAAAGCCCAGCTTGGACAGGTCGATCTTGTCGGCGGTGACATCAAAATCGGTGATCAGATCACCCAGGTTAGCGCCGCCTTCATTGTAGTTGCGGTAGCTGTCGAGCCGGCTGGAGAACGCGAACGTGTCAGCGCCCGCTCCGCCGCTCAGGGTGTCCTGACCGGCGCCGCCGTCCAGGCGATCATCACCGCCGCCGCCCGCCAGGCTGTCGTTGCCCGCCAGGCCCAGAAGTGTGTCCTTGCCCTCGGTGCCCTGCAGAGAATCGTTGTTGGCGGTGCCGGTGAGGGTGCGGTTGAAGATGAAATTGTCGGCGGTGAGCGAGCTGACCAGGTTGCCCGTCAGAATCAGCTCGAACCGGTTGCCGTTGGCGTCGGCGTCGTAATCTTTGATGTAGGTGCGGTCGTTGCTCGCGCTGTAGCTGACCTGCAAGGTGCCGCCACGGCCGTTGCCCAGACCGGTGAAGCCCAGGTCGGCGAGGTCGATCTTGTCCTTGGTCGGGTCGAAGTCGGTGATGGTGTCATCGAAGCTGGTGGTCGCGTTGCGATAGCTGTCCGTTTCGCTGGTGAAGCGGAAGATGTCTGCGCCCGTGCCGCCGCTGAGCTTGTCGACGCCGGCGCCGCCGATCACGATGTCATCACCCGCGCCACCGTTGATGGTGTCATTGCCGGCCGCGCCGTAGAAAATCTCGTTGGCATCGGTGCCCAGCAGGGTGTCGTTGCCATCGGTGCCCTGGACTGCAATGACCGGCACGGTGTCGCTGACGTAGCTGCCATCGCCGTACACCAGGGTGTCGCCCTTGGTGGTGTGGCTGATGGTGTTGCCGATGATGGCGTTGCGATCAGTGCCGTCTTCGTTGCGCTCGGCGACGCCGTAAGTCGACAGCGCGCTGCCGTTGATGGTGTTGCCCTGGACCGTGTTGTCGCTGCCGTTGAAATATTTGCCGGAAACGCCCTTGGTGTCGTCGTAGGACTGAATGATGATTTCCGGCACGCCGCCACCCAGGGCGTTGTTGCTCAGGGTGTTGTTGATGACGTCGACGTTGTTGCTGCCGTAGATGCGCACGCCGGCGCTGCTGTTGTCGTGGATGTCGACGCCAGTGAGGGTGACGCCGCCGGACAGTTTGATCAGCACGCCTTCGGCGCCGTTGTCATACACCTCGCCACCGGTGATGGTGATGTTATTGGGCGAGGGGATGTTCTCGCTGCCACGCTGTACAACGATTCCGCCGCCGCCGTTGCCATAGGCAACGTTATTGCTGAGGGTGAAGTCGTGGGTGCTGGTCACGACGTTGAAGCCGTGACGGTCGTTGTCGTAGGCGACGTTGTTTTCGAAGGTGCTGTTGCTCAGGAAGTCGGCAACAAAACCGTCCAGGCCATTGCCGTGGGACACGCTGTTCTTGATGACCATGTTGACGGTCTGTTCATGCGGGTCGAAACCGTAACCGGAGCAGTCCTTGATTTCGACGCCGTCCAGCGTGACGTTGGAGTCGTAGCCTTCCTTGCCAGGAATGAAACCGTTGAACCAGCCATCGATCTTGCCGGTGGTGTTGTCCCGGTTGCCGTCGATGGTCAGGTTGCTGAGGCCGAAGTCGTGGGTTTCTTCTCCGTAGGCGGAGCGGATGACGCCGGTGATTTTGGTGTCAGAGCCGTCGGCCACTTTGATGTTCGAAACGCCCATGCCGTCGCCGTACATGTAGACGTTGCTTTTGAGCATGAGACAGCCGTCAGACGGTTCTTCGCCGCCCGTCACGATGTAGGTCCCGGGCGGTACGTACACTTGTCCTCCGCCGGCCGCCGCGGCTGCATCAATCGCTTGTTGAATCGCCGCGGTGTCGTCAGAGACGCCATCTCCTTTGGCGCCAAAATTTTGGACGTTAAAAATCATGTACTTATCTCCGGTTCCAGGCTGTGGTCGTACTGCGTGCCAATTTCCGATCGGCTTGCACCGCAGGTATGACCTAACTGGATGGGAAAGTTGTAGCCGTATGTCGGGAAACCGTCGTTTTGTGACGACCGGCACATTTCGGTTGATTTTTACGTCAGGTATTTGACGAATTAAGGGTGCGCTTTTCTGGCACGGCGAGCGGTTTTAGAACCTGTCAATTGGCCCTGCAACTACGCCGTGCACGTTTCTGTAGGAGCGCGCTTGCCCGCGAAGGGGTAAATGCGGTCGACGGCGATGTATGTGGATGCTGGCGAAAGGGTTCTGGCTATCACCGCTGCAGCGTCTGCCCCGGCGGGTTCGCCAGCAAGCCGGCTCCTACGGGTCATTTAAACGTCGCCGGTTGCATGTTTTGGCGGGATCGACCGTAGGAGCGCGCTTGCCCGCGAAGGGGTAAATGCGGTCGACGGCGATGTATGTGGATGCTGGCGAAAGGGTTCTGGCTATCAC encodes the following:
- a CDS encoding methyltransferase — encoded protein: MNQQNVIEPQIDTELDAPELTDESHDLALLQLGQHLQAEDYRFVTVTPLTHQRVNARDENRVARTLRDVFGWSRPFETGLLDETELETLLASGILRAHAGMWVSEVRWSSLDDLLFVHSAFPTVAHDSVFFGPDTYRFAQAIEDHLRTSSHPIRTAVDIGCGSGVGAILVGRARRDAHVLAVDINPTALRFTAVNASLAKADNVVAYHSDILAGTTGEFDLIVANPPYMKDTQERAYRHGGEHLGSELSVRILGQAIERLAPGGSVLLYTGAPSIDGEDVFLQQARGLIDRPDLAWSYREMDPDVFGEELETETYQQADRIAAVVLTVTRTR
- a CDS encoding iron-containing redox enzyme family protein, producing MTSLQLLSERSATAHVSTGAHYSLYSRLLRGQVEGEQDNVRDFLHEQLEIAKKLPSNLPADLADLSGWVASNSHSVAERYRVYLEERRAGGPRKFFTNKAHALYFLQSVAPSKLVDGAWLYGTVKHADDWRYHGLIRTYLEELGDGEPALNHVVLYRNLLTEHDCAPIAALDDALYLQGAIQLGLGHLSDEFLPEVLGYNLGYEQLPLHLLITSFELSELGIDPYYFTLHVTIDNASSGHAHKAVQAVLDLLPNDDSKGEFLQRLQAGYLLNDLGLGSTDIVRGFDLEEEVVSMLETKSTFGQHMHSDYCRLEGRTINDWLATPGQSRQLLTALEDRGWIKRNQDPQDSRFWQLIDGPGAVMFGVFSGYEMQLLKDWIAGDWQAPGQNNPFRTRFRRRHVASTDTGRPDASPALPFAELVRLIAPDAHPTPEGLAATRIYARQLAQGSLTR
- a CDS encoding putative Ig domain-containing protein codes for the protein MIFNVQNFGAKGDGVSDDTAAIQQAIDAAAAAGGGQVYVPPGTYIVTGGEEPSDGCLMLKSNVYMYGDGMGVSNIKVADGSDTKITGVIRSAYGEETHDFGLSNLTIDGNRDNTTGKIDGWFNGFIPGKEGYDSNVTLDGVEIKDCSGYGFDPHEQTVNMVIKNSVSHGNGLDGFVADFLSNSTFENNVAYDNDRHGFNVVTSTHDFTLSNNVAYGNGGGGIVVQRGSENIPSPNNITITGGEVYDNGAEGVLIKLSGGVTLTGVDIHDNSSAGVRIYGSNNVDVINNTLSNNALGGGVPEIIIQSYDDTKGVSGKYFNGSDNTVQGNTINGSALSTYGVAERNEDGTDRNAIIGNTISHTTKGDTLVYGDGSYVSDTVPVIAVQGTDGNDTLLGTDANEIFYGAAGNDTINGGAGDDIVIGGAGVDKLSGGTGADIFRFTSETDSYRNATTSFDDTITDFDPTKDKIDLADLGFTGLGNGRGGTLQVSYSASNDRTYIKDYDADANGNRFELILTGNLVSSLTADNFIFNRTLTGTANNDSLQGTEGKDTLLGLAGNDSLAGGGGDDRLDGGAGQDTLSGGAGADTFAFSSRLDSYRNYNEGGANLGDLITDFDVTADKIDLSKLGFTALADGMNNTVYAVLNDAGDKTYIKSLTADADGNRFEVALAGNYVDKLTSANFVFATPPTVNQAPVVANPLLDQNATENTPFSYVVPGTSFTDPDNDNLSYTATLEDGTALPAWLTFDAATRTFSGTPGNTASGTYAIKITASDASNAVVSDSFTLAVQDVPLTPGVINGTPGNDTLTGTAGNDQLFGGAGNDVLNGGDGNDVIIGGAGADKLTGGAGADVFRFTSTQDSYRTATSSVSDQILDFDAAADKIDVSALGYTALGNGQNGTLQVTYNAGNNRTYIKDSVADANGNRFELSLAGNLTGSLNASHFIFANQNVPVNVAPVVVIPLLDQNATENSPFTYAVTSNSFTDGNNDTLSYTATLADGSALPDWLTFDSTLLTFSGTPTSTAAGTYTLLIKATDPSGASVSDSFALAVADAPASTLTGTDNGETIAGTAGADLILGLGGSDTIRAGAGDDIIDGGLGRDALYGGEGADTFRYTSVQDSYRDYSTGGVTATDTIYDFTHGVDKIDVSGLGFLGLGDGSNGTLYLSLNAAGDKTYIKSSQPDADGHRFEIALSGNYLNTLTADDFVFGSRADQEILFLPTLGQSNARLLRMTEDDSQSGTSMLVDGLSKYTTYDVRSQFNDADGNGIDIAVGGSTVNGMSTLGAEELKLCWWLTDIDQPGPALLRAVALLNDQLTELKSIDKVTMGIIWGQGEEAAQEIARASDKDAAAAAYKAATLSVFDYLHAQFGNFNVYMMETGHYDQDAARARGFSEEKIAGIVEGVGYVRAAQEAIAAQRDDVKLAVDYTDLPLRHEVDPLVYPDDVWHLHEESAEIVGQRLADYIADDLGFHGDPSDNNSVQAIFDGAQNEGGMIFGTDQDDTLVGSAGNDTLDGDLGADTMSGGDGNDIYIVDNAFDSVTESSDSPSQIDTVQASVSWTLGANLENLVLTGVSAIDGNGNDLRNFITGNAAANVINGAGGADSMSGGNGNDTYYVDNSGDSVIETNADRVSGGIDSVHSTLATFTLGSNVENLYLDSSDAANGIGNALDNVLFAGIGNNVLDGRDGNDTVSYSGAQSGITVTLSTSAQQNTLGSGLDSLKSIENLIGSAFGDTLTGNSGANVLNGGAGNDTLVGGSGNDRLIGGLGTDTLTGGTGADTYVFNSVADMGVGVLRDVINGFKTAEGDLLDFSGLDANPQTPGMDHFTFIGNNAFDSNDATGQLRFADGILYGSVNADATPDFEIQLVGVKELHATDLVV